In a genomic window of Streptomyces sp. SJL17-4:
- a CDS encoding cobalamin B12-binding domain-containing protein has translation MGVTGPIRVVVAKPGLDGHDRGAKVIARALRDAGMEVIYTGLHQTPEQIVDTAIQEDADAIGLSILSGAHNTLFVKVLELLKDRDAEDIKVFGGGIIPDGDIAPLKEKGVAEIFTPGATTASIVDWVNANVRVAA, from the coding sequence ATGGGTGTGACCGGTCCGATCCGCGTGGTGGTTGCCAAGCCGGGTCTCGACGGCCACGATCGCGGGGCCAAGGTGATCGCGCGGGCACTCCGCGACGCCGGTATGGAGGTCATCTACACCGGACTCCACCAGACGCCCGAGCAGATCGTCGACACCGCGATCCAGGAGGACGCCGACGCGATCGGCCTCTCGATCCTCTCGGGCGCGCACAACACGCTGTTCGTGAAGGTCCTGGAGCTTCTCAAGGACCGTGACGCCGAGGACATCAAGGTCTTCGGCGGCGGCATCATCCCCGACGGGGACATCGCGCCGCTGAAGGAGAAGGGTGTGGCGGAGATCTTCACGCCGGGCGCGACGACCGCGTCCATCGTCGACTGGGTGAACGCGAACGTCCGCGTGGCCGCGTAA